In the uncultured Methanobrevibacter sp. genome, TTTTTAAAACACATTTCATTTTTGTGTTTTCTAGTAATTTAAAAGATATCCTGTCAACTACATTGAATTTTTAAAATCAACAAAGTTTTTGAAAGAGTCTTAACATTAACATTTCAGGATTTGGAATCTGATTTTGAAATGGACTTGATATATATTCGAGGATTGAAATTAACTTTAACATTAACAATCCATTCCGTTAAAGTGAAAAGCTATTAATAATATTGAAGATGGAGATTTACTTTTGATTTAATTAACGTTAACATTAACATTAACGATAGCTAAGAGAGAACTGAAATTTACTTTAACATTAACGATTCCAATTCCAGAACTTATTTTCCCCTGCACATTGATATATATGTTGGAGTTAAAGTCAAATCAACTTCACAACCCCTCTGTTAAAGTAAACGAAGAACCTCACAAAACAAGACTAGACAGCACACATTCTTTAAATTAATGTAACATTAACGTTACGATACCAAAACCAAACCGAAATTTACTTTAACATCAGCATTTTGAGATTTGGAATTTGAATTAAGCTTGATATATAATTAGGTGAAAGTCAAAATAACTTCTCAACCAACAATAGTAAATCAAATATAGAGTCAAGAATATTAAAGCTACAAACTTATCGTCGATTTAATTAACTTTAACGTTAACAATAACAATTGCGAAATCAGAAAAAACTTTACTTCTGGGGGACATTACTGGTGGCGCTTTATTTCTGATTTTTTTCTGGCTATGGCTTCCTCATATTTTTTTATATTTTTTTCATAAACTTTATTTTTCCAGTTCTGATATTCAGTAGTTTGCAGAGTTATTGGATTCGGATTGTTAGGGAGTTTAATATCCACATAATAATCAAACTCATCCCCAATAATCCCTTTTATTTCATTATATAATTCATCACAATACCACTCACAAAAAGAAGTTATGGATATTAAGTCAAGTTTGTCATATTCAGACATTTTTTCCCAATCGAAATCTATTCCATTAACATCACAATAAACTTCAATATCTCCATATACAAAATCTTCAAAATTTTTTAATAAAAAAGATTGAAAATTAACTTCTTTAGAATAATCTTTAATGAATATAACCTGTGGAGAATATCCTCTATCAATTCCATCAAACTTCAAATCATGTTTATTTTCAACATTTTTAATTATATTTTTTATCCCAGGTTTCAAATTTTCAATAGACTTACATTTATCTTCATATTTATTTAATAGACTATTAAATGGAGTATTATCTGTGTGAAAATCATTTATAAAATTATCAAAAACTTGTGAATCTAAAAAATTAAATAAATTTAATATTTCGTAAAGTTGTTGTTCAGTATAATTTTCTAACAAATATCTTACTGATTTTTCATTATTCCATTGTGTGATTTTAAAGAATTTATTAAAAATATGCATATTTTCTGTTAGTAGAATATAAAATTCTTTATAATGTAATTCCTTTTGTTTTTGTTTTTTTTCTTCTTCTAATTTTTTTTCTTTTTCTATTTGAATTTTCTTTTCTAAAATATGCAGTTCATCATCCAAATCTCGAATCTTTTCATTAATTTTTATTAAATCGTATTTATATTCAATAATATCTTCTCTAGATTGAGGCAATTCCAATTTTCTTTCTAATTCGTTACGCTTATATTTTAAAGAAGATAATTCTTTAGAAACTTGTAGATACTCCTCTTCTAACATTTATATCACTCATTAATAAAATTAATTAAATCCCTTGATAAAAAAAATATACTTTAATTTTAGTATCTTTATAGAAGTTTATAATATTTTTTATATAAAACATAATTTTGAATCAAACACTAGATACATGTTATAAGTGAACCAATTCGCCAGGCCGGAACCACGCCGACCGCAAGGGAGGCGTGTGTGTAGGTCTGGTGTAAAGAATTGGTGAGCATATACTATAGGGAGGAACCGACCCTTGCCGGTCTGTTCCGTATAGATAGTGTATTCAAAATAAGCTATACATCTCTGATGGACAGGTTGCGACAAATGAAATGAGTCACAATAGATATATGAAGAATAATTAATTTTGTCAGATTTAAGAACCGACCCTTTAGCGGTCGGTTCGAGGTTAGTTTTGATAAACTTGATTTTATTTTGCATTGGCTTCTTGGGTAATTATATGGGGGCTTGTCCCCCATTAATTAGGCATTAAGGGTTACAATGCAAATAGGGGATGAGAAGTTAAACACCACAAACAATTCCCATCTAATTCAATAACGAGCGTTCATGAAAAAATCTAGCTCCGGTGAAAAAAGCAAAAGACCCTCATAGCTATATTCTAGTTCTATTGAAACCCATATCATTTAAAATTTTATTATATTCCTCACGAGTAGTAAATGAAGGAGCATTTTCATCATCACTACCTCCAGTTGATCCGTTCACCAGAGTTTGTTATAACAATGTAATCTGAATCAATACCCTCCCTTACTGACACTGTAGTACTTAATTATCATTATTATTTAACTAAAATTTTTTTAATCTAATAACCTTACTAATCATTTTAATTTTTACATATCTTATTGAGCTAATAAAAAAATAACCTTAAAATTATTCAATTGTATAAATTAATGAAGATATAATATTATAAAGTAAATTATATGGTTTATTTTCCTAAAAAGGTAATAAAATAAAGTCAAGGCATTATTTAAATCGATATCTATAAATAAATTTCAAGTATAGATATAATATTAAAATGTAATAAATCTGTGTTTAAAAAAAAACTTAATTAAACATATAAATTTAAGAAGAATAAAGGTGATTAAATGGGAGAGTTAGACGAATTAAAATCAAAAATTACATATGATAACAAAACTATTTTTGGAATAGTCGGTATTATTGTTGGCTTTTTGTTTTGGGGAATTGGCCATCCAGGTATTGGAATTGGAGACGTTTTAATATTAATTTTCCCCTGTATATTATTAATAATACCCAGCCCTACAATAAAAAACAGTAAAGTTCTATCGGTGATTTCAATAATAATTTTATTATTATTACTGCTTGTTGGCCTATCTTCATTATCCGAAATACTTATCTACTATTTACCTGATAGTTATATGTTCGCTGATGGCTATGTTGAATCAATGTTATTATCAGATATCCTTCAACTAATTTTATGCATTTACGGATTATTCTGTGCATTTTTATTATCCATTCAAAGTGAACCTAATCAAACAAAAAATGTAGTTTCATCTACCAATTATAATATGTCCAATAATGCTACAAAAAATTTTGATAAATATTGTACAGAATGTGGTCAGGGATTAATGAACGATGCAAAGTTCTGCCCAGGTTGTGGAAGAAATCTGAATGCAAATGATAATGAACCTGCTACCGAAGAAAACATGACTGTTGAGGAAGAGGATGAACTTAAGTGTAAAAAATGTGGTGCAGAATTAACTGAAGAAAGTATATTTTGCCCAGAATGTGGCGAAAAAATAAAAGATAATACTGAGTAAAATGTCACTTCATATTAACCATATGGAGAAATAAGAAAATACAAAATTGTGCAAATCTGAAAATGCATTTATAAGAGACCCCATATGTCTTATAAATTATTGAGGTGATAATTATGCCTAAAATTTGTGAAGAATGTGGAGAAGAAATAAAAAACAAAAATGCTAAATTCTGTGAAAAATGTGGAGCCAAAATAAAAGTTGCACCAAATGTAGAAAATAAAAAAAATGATTCAAATATACAATCAACAGGAAAGCAGAAATTAATGATAATTGGAGCAATAGCCATTATAGCCAT is a window encoding:
- a CDS encoding zinc ribbon domain-containing protein codes for the protein MGELDELKSKITYDNKTIFGIVGIIVGFLFWGIGHPGIGIGDVLILIFPCILLIIPSPTIKNSKVLSVISIIILLLLLLVGLSSLSEILIYYLPDSYMFADGYVESMLLSDILQLILCIYGLFCAFLLSIQSEPNQTKNVVSSTNYNMSNNATKNFDKYCTECGQGLMNDAKFCPGCGRNLNANDNEPATEENMTVEEEDELKCKKCGAELTEESIFCPECGEKIKDNTE